The Euphorbia lathyris chromosome 4, ddEupLath1.1, whole genome shotgun sequence genomic interval CGGACCAAACGCCAATTCTTAGAGACCGTCGATCTAAGTCTCAGAGAGCTCCAGAGTTGAAATAGAGATGCTAATTTTCTGGAAAATGCAATTTCGAGTGCCGGGAAGCTACCGATGGCAAAGTGAGTAGATGAAACCCTAACTCCTTTTGAAGTTTgtttcaaaaataagtttttggatCTTATATGAATGGAACTGGTTGTGTTTCTGAATCACTGAGGCTCCTTGTGTGTCTGAATCACTCAGGCTCGTTGTGTTCATGATGATCTCGCTGCTCTTACTAATTGCAGGACCGTAGAACTGGAAGAGAAAACATGTTATTTTCTCGAGAGGTTGGGAAAACAGATAAGCGTATAACTCACTCTCACTTTCTTCAAGGCAATCCAACTCTTCTATCCCTTTTGCGGAACTAGCTAATCAAAATCTGAAGAAGAAAATGACTTTTACAATCTGGTATGGCTTCTTTCCTCCATTGCACTGCTATAGGGTTTCTAGAATTTCTCTTTATTTCAGTTAACTGTATTTACTTGTTGCCTTACACTAATTCCATTGAGGAATCGATCCAAAGTTTATTCTTTTCTACTCTCTCAGGCTTTATTCTTTCTCCAACTGAATCGATCCAATGTCGTGGAATGTTACACTCTATGTATCCATatattttcagataaagaatgTCGTTTTTGCTTCTGTTAGGACAGGGGATTGGCGCTACCCTGTTTTTATTTGGTTTTCAGTCGTATATTCATTTTATAATTGCCTTTTGATTTCTCTATGGGGATTATGTATTGAAGTCCGTTTATGGACTATTTGTGTGATATTATGCTGGTTTAATCTTGACTCGACTTCAGATATTGCTTAATAGCCTAACACATTTGCATAAATTGCACAATGTAACATACTTACATTAACTGAGTGAGCTGGTAATTACATTCTTCAGAATGACTGTCAACTTCAGTTTTCTTTTAAGAGTATATAACTTCATTTTGTTATAGCTCATTACCTGTTCTTCCACATGAAAAGCTTAAGTGCTAGCTTCCGTGCCTTAAGATCTGACTCCTCTTCTGTGAAATACTCTGGGGATTCTTACCTTTTTTGTCAACATGCAGTGAACTTAAATGATACAGAATGTGCTCGTCAATCTGTGGATGATTCGTTGCCTGGTCTGGATAAACTTCAATAAGATCCTGAAGCTGTTGATATACTTGATGATGTTGAAGATCATGCAGTAGGAAGTTTGCTTCCTGATGATGAGGATGAGCTTTTAGCTGGCATAATGGATGATTTTGACCTGAGTAGGCTTCCTGGTTCCCTGGAGGACTTGGAAGATTATGATCTTTTTGGTAGTGGAGGAGGTATGGAACTTGGAAGTGATCCACAGGACAGCCTGGGTATTGGCATCTCAAAACTAAATTTATCTGATGGTGTTGTTGGAAATGGGATACCTCCTTTTGCACTTCAAAATGGCATGGGAACTGTAGCTGGAGAGCATCCATATGGTGAACATCCTTCAAGAACTTTATTTGTTAGGAATATTAATAGTAATGTTGAAGACATAGAGCTGAGAACACTATATCAACTCGCTAATCAGGTATTCATTTTCCATGCTATTGAATTTCTGAGTAATTGATTTGGATTGGTATTTGGGAATTCATTTATGAGGATTTTGGATGAATTtctaattattgggtgtgttaTTGTTGTTTGCTGGGATTGAATTGAGTATGGCATATGAAATGTGAGGATTCATTTATTGTTTTGGGTGTGGGATTTTGCTGCACTTGTTGCTAAAATTGAGAAGTTGTGAAtttgttcttcttcatttggGTTTTATAAAATGCGAGAATTTTCTACCAGTTTGGTGTGTACTAAAAGGTGCTAGTGATGTATATCTTTGTCATGTCTAAATGCATAAGAATTTTTATTGGTCCTAGTATGTTAGTTTTGTGTGTTGTTTaattatgatttatttttagttgtttaATATGTGGAAGCTTGATTTCTGCTCTGGAATTATTGGCTGCATCTCCTTATTGTTTGTCAATTGAGAAAGTCTTCATTATAGGAGGTGGCCAAATATTAAGGtatttcattttgaaaatgataagACAATCCAAGTCTTTGTAAAGTATCGATTAGCTCTATAGTTGCTCTATATGCAAAACACAAACAAAAAGCTATTACCTGCTACACTTATGCACATTAATTTGTagagttaaaataaaaaaaagtcacTTATTTGTATGTAAAAGCTAAAGTGAAGTGAAGAGATAGGATAGCATGCATACCACATGTTGATTGTTCAAGGATTGCACAAACTCAAAATCCCAAATGGGAGGTTTGTAATTTGCAGAGCGTTTCACCACTGTTTCTTTTGAAATACTACATCAGACAGGCATAGCTAAATAGCTCCTTTGGTGACCTGATACTA includes:
- the LOC136225455 gene encoding protein MEI2-like 3 gives rise to the protein MDDFDLSRLPGSLEDLEDYDLFGSGGGMELGSDPQDSLGIGISKLNLSDGVVGNGIPPFALQNGMGTVAGEHPYGEHPSRTLFVRNINSNVEDIELRTLYQLANQSSPPTTFDDVFNNIYE